In one window of Prevotella sp. E13-17 DNA:
- a CDS encoding TonB-dependent receptor: MNRKLKTMVLMLCIAPAVMAQSESDPLTTDLQNEHAFTFTESQLDEDENIPKNVIIFSSSRNVYASEVGYRFSPARFKFRGYNSKYNDVYINGNPVNDIESGSFRYSFVGGLNNQTRSQETTLPFEDNQFSMSGMGGSANYNFRPSSFATGQRFSLAGANRNYNVRAMYTYNTGMMDNGWAFTGSLTYRWGNGTGFVDGTFYNSLSYFLGAEKMINDQHSLSLVTWGNPTERGTQAASVDEMYWIANDYQYNSIWGYQNGKKRNSRVIKDFQPAAMLIWDWKVDDDTKLTTTLLGKYTMFSNSRLDYNNTTNPQPDYYSVLPSYHFKVWDQESTEDRDAAALANWQASYDYLSASKANRQVHWDQMYFANRTVALQGGDAMYYLKRFHDDQLTMNLSSYLEKVLNPSTVLHGGLLLSANKGMHYQTMDDLLGATTFRNINTYVIKSYGRDSQQAQYDLNNPNKLIGKGDRFGYDYNLLVNRAQVWAGISKDMENAHLFLNGRIAGTNMQRDGKMRNGLAPTNSYGKSSTKSFFDAGFKAGAHLDLGKGHAMLMGLSYDSKAPDAKTAFQAAQVSNEYVADLKDEKILTAELGYQLKTSWLGLNINAYYSDLSDVTEQSMYYSDSDHSFSYVSLTGIAKCYYGLELGANIKVTDWLNIKALGTISEAMYMNNANVNYMLSEDGLTRSDIVLNKGMREGNTPLTAASLDLSYHANGWYVDLIGNYYDRIYLYYSPVTRYASNQSNSINMLTGETEYNDIPAQDKGKGGIMVDASIGRQFYLKNGHRLGVNLMVTNLLNNRKIVTGGREQSRVKYEDGEPVNPKKDPFKNSPYKFYANGINGMLMLNYYF; the protein is encoded by the coding sequence ATGAACAGAAAGCTGAAAACAATGGTGCTGATGCTTTGCATCGCTCCAGCTGTGATGGCTCAGTCAGAGTCAGACCCTCTGACCACCGACCTCCAGAATGAGCATGCGTTCACCTTCACCGAAAGTCAGCTGGACGAAGACGAAAACATTCCTAAGAACGTCATCATCTTCTCATCCAGCCGTAATGTGTATGCCAGCGAAGTGGGCTACCGCTTCAGCCCTGCCCGTTTCAAATTCCGTGGTTATAACTCGAAGTATAACGACGTCTATATCAATGGCAATCCAGTGAACGATATAGAGAGTGGCTCTTTCCGCTACTCATTTGTGGGTGGTTTGAACAACCAGACACGCTCGCAAGAGACCACCCTGCCCTTCGAGGACAACCAGTTCTCTATGTCGGGCATGGGTGGTTCGGCCAACTACAACTTCCGTCCAAGCAGCTTCGCTACAGGACAGCGCTTCTCGCTGGCCGGTGCCAACCGCAACTACAACGTGCGAGCCATGTACACCTACAACACAGGCATGATGGACAACGGATGGGCCTTCACCGGTAGTCTGACCTACCGCTGGGGTAACGGTACGGGCTTTGTAGATGGTACATTCTACAACTCGCTCTCTTACTTCCTGGGGGCAGAGAAGATGATCAACGACCAGCACTCACTATCGCTGGTGACATGGGGTAACCCCACCGAGCGCGGCACGCAGGCAGCCTCTGTGGATGAGATGTATTGGATTGCCAACGACTATCAGTACAACTCTATATGGGGCTATCAGAACGGCAAGAAGCGTAACTCACGCGTCATTAAGGACTTCCAGCCTGCAGCCATGCTGATATGGGACTGGAAGGTTGACGATGACACCAAGTTGACCACAACGCTGCTGGGCAAATATACGATGTTCAGCAATAGCCGTCTGGACTATAACAACACCACCAACCCACAGCCCGACTACTACTCGGTGCTGCCCAGCTATCACTTCAAGGTGTGGGACCAGGAGTCAACAGAGGATCGCGACGCTGCAGCGCTTGCCAACTGGCAGGCCAGCTACGACTATCTGTCGGCCAGCAAGGCTAACCGCCAGGTGCACTGGGACCAGATGTATTTTGCCAACCGCACCGTAGCACTGCAGGGCGGTGACGCTATGTACTATCTGAAGCGCTTCCATGACGACCAACTGACGATGAACTTGTCGTCTTATCTGGAGAAGGTGCTGAACCCCAGCACCGTGCTGCACGGTGGATTGCTGCTGTCGGCCAACAAGGGTATGCACTACCAGACCATGGACGACCTGCTGGGGGCTACGACTTTCCGCAACATCAACACTTACGTGATTAAAAGCTACGGTAGGGACAGTCAGCAGGCACAGTACGACCTGAACAACCCCAACAAGCTGATTGGCAAAGGCGACCGCTTTGGTTACGACTATAACCTGCTGGTAAACCGTGCTCAGGTATGGGCTGGCATCTCGAAAGATATGGAGAACGCTCACCTTTTCCTGAACGGACGTATTGCCGGAACCAACATGCAGCGCGATGGTAAGATGCGCAACGGTCTGGCTCCCACCAACTCATATGGCAAGAGCAGCACCAAGAGCTTCTTCGACGCTGGCTTTAAGGCTGGTGCACATCTGGACTTGGGCAAGGGTCACGCCATGCTGATGGGCTTGAGCTACGACTCAAAAGCGCCTGATGCCAAGACCGCCTTCCAGGCTGCTCAGGTGAGCAACGAGTATGTGGCCGACTTGAAAGACGAGAAAATCCTGACTGCAGAGCTGGGCTACCAGCTGAAGACTTCATGGTTGGGACTGAACATCAATGCCTACTATAGCGATCTGAGCGACGTGACCGAACAGAGCATGTACTACTCAGACAGTGACCACTCGTTCTCATACGTATCACTGACGGGCATTGCCAAGTGCTACTACGGACTGGAACTGGGTGCCAACATCAAGGTGACCGACTGGTTGAACATCAAGGCACTGGGAACGATCAGCGAGGCCATGTATATGAACAATGCCAACGTGAACTACATGTTGTCTGAGGATGGTCTGACACGCAGTGACATCGTACTTAATAAAGGTATGCGCGAGGGTAACACACCACTCACCGCAGCCAGCCTGGATCTGAGCTATCATGCCAACGGCTGGTATGTGGACCTGATTGGCAACTATTACGACCGCATCTACTTGTACTACTCTCCCGTGACACGCTATGCCAGCAACCAGTCTAACAGCATCAACATGCTGACTGGTGAGACCGAATATAACGACATTCCCGCACAGGACAAGGGTAAGGGTGGCATCATGGTTGATGCCTCTATCGGCCGTCAGTTCTACCTGAAGAACGGACACCGACTGGGTGTGAACCTGATGGTGACCAACCTGCTGAACAACCGAAAGATTGTCACTGGCGGACGCGAGCAGAGCCGAGTGAAGTATGAAGACGGCGAGCCCGTGAACCCCAAGAAGGACCCCTTCAAGAACAGTCCTTACAAGTTCTATGCTAACGGCATCAACGGCATGCTGATGCTTAACTATTACTTCTAA
- a CDS encoding DNA/RNA non-specific endonuclease: MKRTTTTSNTHKNKMVYQQHLLGKTTLFTLTLCASLLSACDNDNETNSYKSANSNDISTYREVSRNEFPKIKNDNNSIVIVHYTSNGEINYSVEWDIEKQSQRWSCYQIYAGNRGSNTSRYYGNPQYPFDPELSSETPYFDGEDPFKGSGFDHGHICPSADRLNSAEANFQTFFLTNMQPQYNAFNAGVWAHMEDFMRDKITKSSSDTLFLCKGGTIDNESQILMHRSNGLIVPKYFFMAALLKRSKDWSNVGALGFFIEQRKTDNYARTSDGTKYDLSPYVVNINELERLTGLDFFCNLPDDIEEVVEGKPVDFLKKVWGPMVSSNLTIQKKTNDDY; encoded by the coding sequence ATGAAAAGAACAACAACCACAAGCAACACACACAAAAACAAGATGGTTTATCAACAGCACTTATTGGGTAAGACCACCCTATTCACTCTGACTCTCTGCGCATCATTGCTGAGCGCCTGTGACAACGATAACGAGACAAACAGCTATAAGAGCGCAAACAGCAATGACATTAGCACCTATCGAGAAGTTTCGAGAAACGAGTTTCCTAAAATCAAGAACGACAACAACAGCATTGTCATTGTGCACTACACCAGCAATGGAGAGATCAACTACTCGGTGGAATGGGACATCGAGAAGCAGTCGCAGCGCTGGTCTTGCTATCAGATATATGCAGGCAATCGTGGTTCGAACACATCGAGATATTATGGCAATCCACAATATCCATTCGACCCAGAACTCAGTTCAGAGACGCCCTATTTCGATGGCGAAGACCCGTTCAAGGGAAGCGGCTTTGACCATGGACACATCTGTCCATCGGCAGACCGTCTGAACTCAGCCGAAGCAAACTTCCAGACTTTCTTCCTGACCAACATGCAGCCACAATACAATGCGTTTAACGCCGGCGTATGGGCACACATGGAAGACTTCATGCGCGACAAGATAACGAAGAGTAGCTCGGACACCTTATTTTTATGTAAAGGTGGCACCATCGACAATGAGAGTCAGATATTGATGCACCGCAGCAATGGGCTCATTGTGCCAAAATACTTTTTCATGGCAGCCTTGCTGAAACGATCCAAGGACTGGAGCAATGTTGGTGCGCTGGGATTCTTCATTGAGCAACGAAAAACGGACAACTATGCAAGAACGTCGGATGGCACGAAATACGACCTCAGCCCGTATGTTGTCAACATCAACGAACTGGAGAGACTGACAGGACTGGACTTCTTCTGCAATCTGCCAGACGATATAGAGGAAGTCGTTGAAGGCAAGCCCGTTGACTTTCTTAAAAAAGTTTGGGGTCCCATGGTATCATCCAACCTGACAATCCAGAAGAAAACGAATGATGACTATTGA
- a CDS encoding type B 50S ribosomal protein L31: MKQGIHPENYRPVVFKDMSNGDMFLTKSTAKSNETVEFEGETYPVVKVEISSSSHPFYTGKSKLVDTAGRVDKFMSRYGKAAKK, translated from the coding sequence ATGAAACAAGGTATTCATCCAGAAAACTATCGCCCCGTCGTGTTCAAGGACATGTCCAACGGCGATATGTTCCTTACGAAATCTACTGCAAAGAGCAATGAGACAGTGGAGTTCGAAGGCGAAACTTACCCAGTGGTAAAAGTCGAAATTTCAAGTAGCTCTCACCCTTTCTATACTGGTAAGAGCAAGCTCGTTGACACGGCTGGTCGTGTTGATAAGTTCATGAGCCGCTACGGTAAGGCTGCGAAGAAATAA
- a CDS encoding DUF5689 domain-containing protein, protein MKTIKYLAMTLVSLLAVGCQGDWDEPTLAYGDLNGNNNITDENIITIAQLKDKYPNVFASTDKAVKIEEDIKIKGRVSGNDIGSNIYKQFFLQDETGSIIISVNQSGMHAFLPEGQEIIVDLKNLWIGGYRKEPQIGSKYGSGVGRMNKEVFQQHFKYVGTPDVTKIDTLKFASVADFMKLDKNKNCGQLVQIDGIEFKDVEGLGTFAPDSTKDHTVEIKGGCVSRELKGYTANQIVVRTSTYAKFAAWKLPKTKGTIVGMATRFVSGSTDIWQIMIRKESDINFPEE, encoded by the coding sequence ATGAAAACAATCAAATATCTTGCAATGACACTTGTGTCCCTGTTGGCAGTAGGCTGTCAGGGAGACTGGGATGAGCCGACGTTAGCCTATGGTGACTTGAATGGCAACAATAACATCACGGATGAGAACATCATCACCATTGCACAGCTGAAAGACAAATATCCCAACGTGTTTGCTTCTACAGACAAGGCCGTAAAGATTGAGGAAGACATCAAGATCAAAGGCCGCGTCAGCGGTAACGATATTGGCAGCAATATCTACAAGCAGTTCTTCCTTCAGGACGAGACTGGCAGCATCATCATTTCCGTAAACCAGAGTGGTATGCACGCATTCCTTCCCGAAGGACAGGAGATCATTGTTGACCTGAAAAACCTCTGGATTGGCGGCTATCGCAAAGAGCCACAGATCGGGTCGAAGTATGGCAGCGGTGTGGGACGCATGAACAAAGAGGTGTTCCAGCAGCACTTCAAGTATGTGGGCACTCCCGACGTGACAAAGATTGACACCCTGAAGTTTGCATCGGTAGCTGACTTCATGAAACTCGACAAAAACAAGAACTGCGGTCAGCTGGTACAGATTGACGGCATAGAGTTCAAGGACGTGGAAGGTCTGGGCACCTTTGCACCCGACTCGACGAAGGACCACACCGTGGAGATTAAAGGTGGATGTGTGTCGCGCGAACTGAAGGGCTACACCGCCAACCAAATCGTGGTACGCACCAGCACCTATGCTAAGTTTGCTGCCTGGAAATTGCCAAAGACCAAAGGCACCATCGTAGGTATGGCAACGCGATTCGTCAGCGGCTCTACAGACATCTGGCAGATTATGATCCGAAAGGAGAGTGACATCAACTTCCCCGAGGAATAA
- a CDS encoding endonuclease/exonuclease/phosphatase family protein: MKKTLILLALLLLVGVNSATAQERKFNLYGVGFYNLENLFDTCHDEGKNDYEYLPDGKNRWNGLKYSHKLKNMARVLSELGTDKLPGIGCAVIGVSEVENARALTDLCNQEPLKARNFQFVHVEGPDKRGVDCALLYNPKFFKVDHVKLVPYVYVLPADADRATRGFLTVSGQMAGEHVVFIVNHLPSRFAGSFYREEGGRQIRLVKDSLMKEDPNVKLFVMGDMNDDPQDKSMAEALGAKRKMNKVEEGGLWNPFWDTLASGRGTLQYDGRWNLFDQIILSRSLLDVKGKKDYQTLTYWNHQIFMRDYLFQKEGKYKGNPLRTHAGGSWLDGYSDHLPTVVYVIKEVK; the protein is encoded by the coding sequence ATGAAAAAGACATTAATCCTTTTGGCATTGTTACTCCTTGTCGGTGTGAACAGTGCAACAGCACAAGAGCGTAAGTTTAATCTCTACGGTGTTGGCTTCTATAACCTTGAGAACCTTTTCGATACGTGCCATGATGAAGGAAAGAACGACTACGAGTATCTGCCCGATGGCAAGAACAGGTGGAATGGCCTGAAGTATTCTCATAAGTTAAAGAACATGGCACGCGTGCTCTCAGAATTGGGCACCGATAAGTTGCCTGGCATCGGCTGTGCTGTGATTGGTGTCTCTGAGGTGGAGAATGCCCGTGCGCTGACCGACCTTTGTAACCAGGAGCCTTTGAAGGCTCGCAACTTCCAGTTTGTGCATGTAGAAGGTCCCGATAAGCGTGGTGTCGATTGTGCCTTGCTCTATAATCCCAAGTTTTTCAAGGTGGATCATGTCAAGTTGGTGCCCTACGTCTATGTTCTTCCGGCTGATGCTGATCGTGCCACACGCGGTTTCCTGACCGTCAGCGGACAGATGGCTGGCGAGCACGTGGTGTTCATCGTCAATCACCTGCCTTCGCGCTTTGCCGGTTCTTTCTACCGCGAGGAGGGCGGTCGCCAAATTCGTTTGGTCAAGGATTCGTTGATGAAGGAAGACCCTAACGTTAAACTTTTCGTGATGGGCGATATGAACGACGATCCGCAAGACAAGTCAATGGCCGAGGCACTGGGCGCCAAACGTAAGATGAACAAGGTAGAGGAGGGTGGACTCTGGAATCCTTTCTGGGACACGCTCGCCAGCGGTCGCGGCACGTTGCAGTACGACGGACGCTGGAATCTTTTCGACCAGATCATCTTGTCGCGCTCATTGCTCGACGTGAAGGGCAAGAAGGACTACCAAACGCTGACCTACTGGAATCACCAGATCTTCATGCGCGACTATCTCTTTCAGAAAGAAGGCAAATATAAGGGCAACCCTCTGCGCACACATGCCGGTGGCTCGTGGCTCGATGGTTATAGTGATCACCTGCCAACGGTGGTTTATGTCATCAAGGAGGTCAAGTAG
- a CDS encoding glutathione peroxidase, producing the protein MRTIYDFSVKDRKGKDVSLKEYANEVLLIVNTATKCGFTPQYEELEKLYEKYHSQGFNVLDFPCNQFGQQAPGTDESIHEFCKANFGTEFPRFKKVKVNGDDAEPLFNFLKEQKGFAGWNMEHPIAHILDDMLTKTDANYKEKPDIKWNFTKFLINKKGQVVARFEPTEKMDVIEKQIVELLK; encoded by the coding sequence ATGAGAACTATTTACGATTTCTCTGTCAAGGACAGGAAAGGAAAAGATGTATCACTGAAAGAGTATGCCAACGAAGTATTACTTATCGTGAATACAGCAACGAAGTGCGGATTTACCCCACAGTATGAAGAACTTGAGAAACTCTACGAGAAATACCACAGTCAGGGATTCAATGTATTGGACTTTCCATGCAACCAGTTTGGCCAGCAAGCACCCGGTACCGACGAATCTATTCACGAATTTTGCAAAGCAAACTTTGGCACAGAATTTCCACGTTTCAAGAAAGTAAAGGTGAATGGTGACGATGCAGAGCCCCTGTTCAACTTCCTGAAAGAGCAGAAAGGCTTTGCCGGCTGGAATATGGAACACCCCATTGCCCACATCCTGGACGACATGTTGACAAAGACAGACGCAAACTACAAGGAGAAACCCGATATTAAATGGAACTTCACAAAGTTCTTAATCAACAAGAAAGGACAGGTGGTAGCCCGTTTTGAGCCCACAGAGAAGATGGATGTCATTGAAAAGCAAATCGTAGAGCTGCTGAAATAA